In one Silene latifolia isolate original U9 population chromosome 10, ASM4854445v1, whole genome shotgun sequence genomic region, the following are encoded:
- the LOC141608536 gene encoding uncharacterized protein LOC141608536 has translation MVFLCETKLSGREMQTVRAKFDGYDGMEVDSVGRSGGLAFWCKKGVRCEILSASVHYMDFVVRDDEGDWRVTGFYGWPAVTDRHLSWQLLHISGRQSNLPWVCVGDFNEILSANEMKGGSRAQWQMNNFRDAMDDCGLVDVQFEGYAFTWDNGQAGDTNRQSRIDRTMGTTEWLESFPYSYLIHMEREWSDHSPIKLVFDRREVKREGMHKFRFEQVWVGEDGCEEAIRRGFERGGLDVMNVLGASAKV, from the coding sequence ATGGTGTTTCTTTGCGAGACGAAGCTAAGTGGTCGTGAGATGCAGACTGTCCGGGCGAAATTTGACGGGTATGATGGAATGGAGGTGGATAGTGTGGGTAGGTCTGGTGGTCTTGCTTTCTGGTGCAAAAAAGGAGTACGATGTGAGATTTTGTCGGCTTCGGTACATTACATGGATTTTGTTGTTAGAGATGATGAGGGTGACTGGAGAGTGACAGGTTTTTATGGGTGGCCGGCGGTGACGGATCGCCACCTGTCTTGGCAGCTACTTCACATTTCGGGGAGGCAATCTAACTTGCCTTGGGTGTGTGTGGGAGATTTCAATGAGATCTTATCTGCAAACGAAATGAAGGGAGGTAGCCGAGCTCAGTGGCAAATGAACAACTTCCGAGATGCTATGGATGATTGTGGGTTAGTGGATGTGCAGTTTGAGGGCTATGCGTTCACATGGGATAATGGGCAAGCGGGGGACACGAACAGGCAGAGTAGGATTGATAGGACTATGGGAACTACTGAGTGGCTTGAGAGCTTCCCGTATTCTTATTTGATCCATATGGAGCGGGAATGGTCTGATCACTCGCCAATTAAGCTTGTGTTTGATAGAagggaagtgaagagggaaggtATGCACAAGTTTCGATTTGAGCAAGTATGGGTGGGGGAAGATGGTTGTGAGGAAGCGATTCGGAGGGGTTTTGAGCGTGGGGGTTTGGATGTGATGAATGTCCTCGGTGCAAGTGcgaaggtgtaa
- the LOC141608534 gene encoding aspartic proteinase nepenthesin-1-like, translated as MDTGTDQTWVQCEDCQHYGGCFGNPLIFLRNSKSRSYNPIPCDSHPLCYTGDCVDGYCSYRVEYLDRSVARGILAHESFTFGIGRGRERNDEVKFNLVFGCNRVYEGKPVNTDENGMLGLMWGRRSLIDQLMTQGVIQRDIFSYCVPHYDNTDLGGVGYLEIGTDDGDNDYYSSTALKRFGEISTYFIELNGISVGQTRLPIDPYIFSRVHDLGGSIIDSGCMFSYIAAGAYTVLTRMLKDYFSKLGNYKTVKPRKTDFQFGLCYKDLEAGRTGLLLAITLHYSGADLELEPDNVFFHLTPNVFCLAMYPAYNGMSILGAYQQSNFKFVYDRANLMLRFKKEYCHQSD; from the coding sequence ATGGATACCGGTACTGATCAAACTTGGGTACAATGTGAAGATTGCCAACACTACGGCGGATGTTTCGGCAACCCTTTAATATTTTTACGTAATTCCAAGTCTCGATCGTATAATCCGATTCCTTGTGATTCTCACCCACTTTGTTATACGGGTGACTGTGTTGATGGATATTGTTCGTACCGTGTAGAATATCTTGACCGTTCCGTTGCACGTGGTATATTAGCGCACGAATCATTTACTTTTGGTATCGGACGAGGACGAGAAAGGAATGATGAAGTTAAATTCAACTTAGTGTTCGGATGCAACCGTGTTTACGAGGGTAAACCGGTTAACACGGATGAAAACGGAATGTTGGGTCTTATGTGGGGCCGACGGTCCCTCATAGACCAATTAATGACTCAAGGAGTAATCCAACGCGATATTTTCTCGTATTGCGTTCCTCATTATGACAATACGGATTTAGGAGGTGTAGGATACTTAGAAATCGGAACAGATGACGGTGATAACGATTATTATAGCTCCACGGCTTTAAAACGCTTCGGAGAAATTTCAACCTATTTTATTGAGTTGAATGGGATTAGTGTTGGACAAACACGACTACCAATCGATCCATATATTTTCAGTAGAGTTCACGATTTAGGAGGATCGATAATCGATTCTGGTTGTATGTTCTCGTATATCGCCGCAGGGGCTTATACGGTACTTACAAGAATGCTAAAAGATTATTTTTCGAAGTTGGGAAATTACAAGACGGTTAAACCTCGAAAGACGGATTTTCAATTTGGTTTATGTTACAAAGATTTGGAGGCTGGTAGGACAGGTTTACTTCTAGCAATTACTCTGCATTATTCAGGGGCGGATCTAGAACTCGAACCTGATAATGTGTTCTTCCATTTAACTCCGAACGTGTTTTGTCTGGCGATGTATCCTGCCTATAATGGCATGTCAATTTTAGGAGCATATCAACAGAGTAATTTTAAGTTTGTATATGACAGAGCTAATCTCATGCTTCGTTTTAAAAAAGAATATTGTCATCAAAGTGATTGA
- the LOC141608535 gene encoding uncharacterized protein LOC141608535 — MDLESFVEVSSMSSDQTLFLAAMQQHNRNKGIHLFRDCPIAQGVWEGINVVGREESGWVEVRDWVEGWWRDMLAMEREKMMVGCWVIWEARNRVVFEGGRAMVDHILRRVEDVMAEAAMDGEVMRGSGIVGGVKKGVDNAGWTAPEEGGVKINVDAGVKDGVGVGVGAVCRDPHGKVLYGLSHNRKEVWEPHAAEAVAVLEGMEEAVRAGHDLIIVESDCSQVVDALKSRKQGRSIFFLVRDDIFRISSSFNVVVWYYTSRVNNEVAHALAHMSPGVVGKTVWIDQLPMVAECLLVWH, encoded by the exons ATGGATTTGGAGTCGTTTGTGGAAGTCTCAAGTATGTCCTCGGATCAAACTCTTTTTCTGGCAGCTATGCAGCAACACAATCGCAACAAAG GTATACACCTTTTCCGGGATTGTCCTATTGCACAAGGAGTTTGGGAGGGGATAAATGTGGTGGGAAGGGAGGAGTCGGGCTGGGTTGAAGTGCGGGATTGGGTGGAGGGGTGGTGGAGGGATATGCTTGCGATGGAAAGAGAGAAGATGATGGTGGGTTGTTGGGTTATTTGGGAAGCGAGAAACAGGGTGGTGTTTGAAGGAGGGCGTGCGATGGTGGACCATATTTTAAGGAGAGTGGAAGACGTGATGGCGGAGGCTGCGATGGATGGCGAGGTTATGAGGGGAAGTGGAATCGTGGGTGGAGTGAAGAAGGGTGTGGATAATGCGGGTTGGACTGCACCGGAGGAAGGCGGGGTAAAAATCAACGTTGATGCGGGAGTTAAGGACGGAGTTGGGGTTGGAGTTGGGGCGGTTTGTCGGGATCCGCATGGGAAAGTGTTATATGGTTTGTCGCATAATAGGAAAGAAGTGTGGGAGCCACATGCGGCGGAAGCGGTTGCGGTGTTGGAGGGGATGGAAGAAGCCGTGAGGGCGGGCCATGATTTGATTATTGTGGAAAGCGATTGCTCGCAAGTTGTTGATGCTCTCAAGTCAAGGAAGCAGGGTCGAAGCATTTTCTTTCTAGTTCGAGACGATATTTTCCGTATTAGTTCTTCGTTTAATGTTGTAGTTTGGTACTATACTAGTAGAGTGAACAATGAGGTTGCTCATGCTCTCGCTCATATGTCACCGGGTGTAGTTGGTAAAACCGTTTGGATTGATCAGTTGCCGATGGTAGCTGAATGTTTGCTTGTTTGGCATTAA